AAAGTATAACTCCAGCAAAAGTATTAGAAATAGGGGAAGCTATTTCCCAATATAATTTAGATGAATCTGATGAAAATATAGAAGAGTTTTTAAATGAAAAATTAGAAAATTTTGAATGTATTCTTCTTGGAGAAGAGGGAAGAAGTGCTAGAGGTTTTGAACTTTCATATAGTGATGAAAATAGATATTATGGAATAAGAGTTTTTACTCCTTGTAGTATAGGAGATTGGGAAGTAGTATTTGAGTTTATTGAAAAGTTGGGAAAATTTTTAGAAAATAATAATTTAGTAAATGAGCATGGAGAGGAATATACTTTAGCAACTATTAGAAATTATCCATATATTGAAGATATAGAGTATGGTATAAAAAGTATAGAAGAGAATTTGAAGGAAAAAGGAAGTGAGATTTCCAAATTATATGGAATATATAGACCTATTTCTTTTAATAATGAGTTATTAGAGAGTATAAAAAATTCTGAAAATCCAGTAGAAACTTTTAGTAACTTTATAACAAAAACTCAATATATAGATGCGTATTCAGCAAGACAAAGGTTTTATAAAAATAATAATAATGAGATATTTGGAATGTACACTCTAACTGAAACTGTAAGGACAATACTACCTTTTAAACCAAGTGTTGAGTATGAAAACTTTGGTATAGTAAAAAATGAAGATGTAAAATTTTGGAGATTAGTTTTTGTAATTATAGATGGAAATCCAGATGATGAAAATTCTTATAAAATGTTAGGAGATATAGATTATTTTAAATTTATAGAAAATTTACCTAAAGATAAATACTCTTTTATAGATGGAGAATATATGGTAGTAGAATCTTTAGAGAAAGAAGAGATAGAGAGATTATATAATTTATTAGTAGAATAAGTTAGAAAGTCTAACTAAAGATAGTTTAGAAAAAAGAGAAATTTAAGAGATTTTAAAACTTATAGGAGGTTGAAATTATGTTAAAAGTAGAAGATATTTTAAGAGAAGATTTCGATTGGGAAGATATAGAGATAGATGAAGATGAGTTTGACGAGTTAGAAACAGCTTTGATTATAGATTATCTAAAGAAAAATACTCCAAAAGAAAGACAACTTTTAGCAATAGATTGGAATTTTGACAACTCTAAGGAAGTTATTAAATGGATAGCAGAACAGCCTGATACTGATAAGGGAACAGCACTATTTTTATATTGGTATATGAATCCTCAAGATTTAAAAAAATATAAGGATAGAGAAGAGTGTGAAAAAGATGGTGGTTGGATTTTAGA
Above is a window of Fusobacterium mortiferum ATCC 9817 DNA encoding:
- a CDS encoding DUF4274 domain-containing protein, translated to MLKVEDILREDFDWEDIEIDEDEFDELETALIIDYLKKNTPKERQLLAIDWNFDNSKEVIKWIAEQPDTDKGTALFLYWYMNPQDLKKYKDREECEKDGGWILEDFDIVETLEKNYISGFYKNQKYAFDPKNDVYSGYDWTKEVDEDEMKAKIPEEMYVALEGEVLESPGWEEGIPDDIIPIFDKLCEALGE
- a CDS encoding DUF4299 family protein, with the translated sequence MSISFFIKNLNNKESITPAKVLEIGEAISQYNLDESDENIEEFLNEKLENFECILLGEEGRSARGFELSYSDENRYYGIRVFTPCSIGDWEVVFEFIEKLGKFLENNNLVNEHGEEYTLATIRNYPYIEDIEYGIKSIEENLKEKGSEISKLYGIYRPISFNNELLESIKNSENPVETFSNFITKTQYIDAYSARQRFYKNNNNEIFGMYTLTETVRTILPFKPSVEYENFGIVKNEDVKFWRLVFVIIDGNPDDENSYKMLGDIDYFKFIENLPKDKYSFIDGEYMVVESLEKEEIERLYNLLVE